A part of Setaria viridis chromosome 8, Setaria_viridis_v4.0, whole genome shotgun sequence genomic DNA contains:
- the LOC117866555 gene encoding uncharacterized protein: MAHDGFLGRFHDLAWPVAHHAAVANAGGGGAPFVALQVHVQHELMGAGAGARSGWEHDAAMGSLVPSRSPSPSSLAAAASGAAAVDTALMEQLASRLGVSVPSSSRYASCYSSPVGSPSKPAPAPFGAPLLGADAARLSCFAASGGKLSRVASSQLLLGEPVTAPAPGTAQQHASDGSSSDSPSRKRKAPGGKSKAKEAATTATPKSREPETRAKKCKLSADTADEERKPAAGEAGSGNGKGKEVAAEPPKDYIHVRARRGQATDSHSLAERVRREKISERMKLLQDLVPGCSKVTGKAVMLDEIINYVQSLQRQVEFLSMKLSTVNPRLEIDVDSFIPKDANQPCAPAASSLPPPPVYSLEDSSPALCYASSQGTAAPSAVTSAKSFATPSTFVNHGIPDHSLEGFHNANSQMGSLWEEDDLQSLVLMGFRGNT; encoded by the exons ATGGCGCACGACGGCTTCCTGGGGAGATTCCACGACCTGGCGTGGCCGGTCGCTCATCACGCTGCCGTCGCcaacgccggtggcggcggcgcgccgttcGTCGCCCTGCAGGTGCACGTGCAGCACGAGCTGATGGGCGCCGGCGCTGGAGCGCGGTCGGGGTGGGAGCACGACGCAGCGATGGGCTCGCTCGTGCCGTCGcgttcgccgtcgccgtcgtcgctcgcggcggcggcttccggagctgccgccgtcGACACCGCCCTGATGGAGCAGCTTGCAAGCAGGCTCGGCGTCAGCGTGCCGTCATCGTCACGGTACGCGTCCTGCTACAGCTCTCCCGTGGGCTCCCCATCtaagccggcgccggcgccgttcgGGGCTCCGCTGCTCGGCGCGGACGCCGCGCGGCTCTCGTGCTTCGCGGCCTCCGGCGGGAAGCTGTCCCGCGTTGCCAGCAGCCAGTTGCTCCTCGGCGAGCCGGTGACAGCGCCCGCGCCTGGCACTGCTCAGCAGCATGCCAGCGACGGGTCTAGCAGCGACAGCCCTAGTCGGAAGCGGAAGGCACCGGGAGGCAAGTCCAAGGCCAAGGAGGCAGCGACCACGGCCACACCAAAG TCCCGGGAGCCGGAGACGAGAGCCAAGAAATGCAAGCTCTCCGCGGACACCGCCGATGAGGAGCGGAAGCCGGCGGCAGGAGAGGCGGGGAGCGGCAATGGCAAGGGGAAGGAggtcgccgccgagccgccCAAGGACTACATCCACGTGCGAGCTCGCCGGGGCCAGGCCACGGACAGCCACAGCCTCGCCGAGCGG gtgaggagggagaagatcAGCGAGCGTATGAAGCTGCTGCAAGACCTCGTCCCTGGCTGCAGCAAG GTTACCGGGAAGGCGGTGATGCTGGACGAGATCATAAACTACGTCCAGTCGCTGCAGCGGCAAGTGGAG TTCTTGTCGATGAAGCTCTCTACCGTTAACCCGCGACTCGAAATTGACGTGGACAGCTTCATCCCCAAAGAT GCCAACCAGCCGTGCGCGCCTGCAGCGtcgtccctgccgccgccgccagtctaCTCACTGGAGGATTCAAGCCCTGCGCTTTGCTACGCCTCATCTCAAGGTACTGCAGCGCCGAGTGCGGTGACCAGTGCCAAAAGCTTTGCAACACCGTCCACCTTTGTGAACCATGGCATCCCAGACCACTCACTTGAAGGATTTCACAATGCTAATTCTCAG ATGGGGAGCTTGTGGGAGGAGGATGACCTCCAAAGCCTGGTGCTGATGGGGTTCCGGGGCAATACGTGA